The Streptomyces cathayae DNA segment CAAGCTGTCGACCCCGGTCGCGGGCATCCTCAGCGAGAAGAAGTACGACAAGGGCAAGCTGCGCGAAGGGTTCGACGTCGACGGCTCCGGCCCGTACACCATCGAGACCGAGGTCAAGGACGGCGAACTGGTCCGCGCCACCTATGCCAAGAACCCCTCCTACAAGGGGTCCCTGGAAGTGGCCAACGACAAGGTCGAGGTACGCAGCTTCGAGAGCGCCGAGGCCATGGGCCAGGCGCTCGAGGACGGCGACGTCGACCTCATGACCCGCAGCATGTCGCCGGAGCAGATCCGGGAACTCGCCGGCAACAACGAGGACGCCATCGACCTCGTCGAGTCGCCGGGTCTGGAGATCCGCTACCTGGCCTTCAACACCGAGGCCCCCAGCGTGGAGACCAAGGCCGTCCGCCAGGCCATGGCCCAGATCATCAACCGCAGCGAACTGGTCGCCAAGGTCTACGGCTCCCAGGCCGAGCCGCTGTACTCGCTGGTTCCCGCGACCGTCACCGGCCACTCCAACGCGTTCTTCAACAGGTACGGCGACCCGGACGTCTCCAAGGCCCGCCAGTTGCTGGAGAAGGCCGGTGTCACCACCCCGGTGAAGATGACGCTGCACTACACGACCGACCACTACGGTCCCGCGACCAAGGCGGAGTTCGAGCAGCTCAGCAAGCAGCTCAACGACAGCGGCCTGTTCGAGACCGACATCAAGGGCGCGGCCTGGGAAACCTTCCGTCCGGCCGGCAAGGAGGGCAAGTTCGACGTCTACGGCATGGGCTGGTTCCCCGACTACCCGGACGCCGACAACTTCCTCGCCCCGTTCCTGGACAAGGACAACTTCCTCAACTCGCCGTACGCCAACAGCCGGGTCAGCAAGGAACTCATCCCGGAGTCCCGCCGCCAGGCCGACCGGCTCTCCGCGGTCGGCAGCCTGAACGACATCCAGAACATCGTCGCGGAGGACGTGCCCGTGCTGCCCCTGTGGCAGGGCAAGCAGTACGGCGCCGCACGTGACGACATCACCGGCACCGCCTACATGCTCAACTCCTCCTCCACGCTCCAGCTGTGGGAGCTGGGACGAGGCGTGAGCGGCTGACGCCGCGGAGCCCCTGGCGGGCGCGCACACACCAGAGGGCGCCTCCGACTTCCCG contains these protein-coding regions:
- a CDS encoding ABC transporter substrate-binding protein, encoding MNRKTLVLAAAIGLLAPVLAGCGDTGGGSGGGDAIVVGTTDRFTVSEEEPAPVDPAYAYDVGTWNILRQTVQTLLVQPRGDGEPVPEAAESCGFTDTGNERYSCTLREGLKFSDGSPVTAADVKFSIERALAIQSDSGVFALLSTIDTVETKGDREVIFHLTSADATFPYKLSTPVAGILSEKKYDKGKLREGFDVDGSGPYTIETEVKDGELVRATYAKNPSYKGSLEVANDKVEVRSFESAEAMGQALEDGDVDLMTRSMSPEQIRELAGNNEDAIDLVESPGLEIRYLAFNTEAPSVETKAVRQAMAQIINRSELVAKVYGSQAEPLYSLVPATVTGHSNAFFNRYGDPDVSKARQLLEKAGVTTPVKMTLHYTTDHYGPATKAEFEQLSKQLNDSGLFETDIKGAAWETFRPAGKEGKFDVYGMGWFPDYPDADNFLAPFLDKDNFLNSPYANSRVSKELIPESRRQADRLSAVGSLNDIQNIVAEDVPVLPLWQGKQYGAARDDITGTAYMLNSSSTLQLWELGRGVSG